GCCAGTTTTCCCCCTGCAACACCTTTTACGGAAATTACGGAAGGAATTACTTTTTTTATTTCGGGGTGCTGGCTTACAAGCTTTATGAGTTTTTTTCCAGCTCTCCCCCCAATAATTGTAGTATGAGATCCGCCAAGTTTACTCTTTGAAAGGTTTTGAGCGTTTTCCTGTAAGCTATTTTTATTTTCTGTCATTTTAGTCAAATTGGCTGACTTTTCTTTTTTGTCGGGCC
The Methanosarcina sp. WWM596 DNA segment above includes these coding regions:
- a CDS encoding DUF2103 domain-containing protein, producing MTENKNSLQENAQNLSKSKLGGSHTTIIGGRAGKKLIKLVSQHPEIKKVIPSVISVKGVAGGKLAGKVLRADARGNLRLLFSEGRSFQEVRLVTMVGTADEGDRIMNELNEILKNAL